A genome region from Qipengyuania profundimaris includes the following:
- a CDS encoding OmpA family protein, whose protein sequence is MTRTKIMVVGTGAMLALAASPVAAQDNWQDRDISSLRGETQQRYDAALALTDDAAVVEANDPRFIWASEAKVQCGIALGYLKSRTRDSVSLGKCRDAYARMTQTTRAMAPPPPPPPPAEACNTELPGLIFFEFDSAVPGTEASQIADYVAQNAAACSWRTFNVVGHADRSGSNAYNMDLSQRRADAVASLLGSRGIATGSIDTTARGEENPRVPTDDGVRELQNRRVEILVNQ, encoded by the coding sequence ATGACAAGAACAAAAATCATGGTGGTGGGCACCGGTGCCATGCTGGCGCTGGCAGCGTCGCCCGTGGCTGCCCAGGACAATTGGCAGGACAGGGACATCTCGTCGCTGCGCGGCGAGACGCAGCAGCGCTACGATGCGGCTCTGGCGCTTACCGATGACGCTGCAGTGGTCGAAGCGAATGACCCGCGGTTCATCTGGGCATCCGAAGCCAAGGTCCAGTGCGGTATCGCGCTCGGCTATCTCAAATCGCGGACTCGGGATTCCGTATCGCTCGGCAAATGCCGCGATGCCTATGCGCGCATGACGCAGACGACGCGGGCGATGGCCCCGCCGCCCCCGCCTCCCCCTCCTGCGGAAGCGTGCAACACCGAACTGCCCGGCCTGATTTTCTTCGAATTCGATTCCGCCGTACCCGGGACGGAGGCCAGCCAGATCGCAGATTATGTCGCCCAGAATGCGGCCGCTTGCAGCTGGCGCACTTTCAATGTGGTCGGCCATGCCGACCGATCGGGCAGCAACGCCTACAATATGGACCTGTCCCAGCGGCGTGCGGATGCCGTCGCCAGCCTCCTGGGCTCGCGCGGGATCGCGACCGGATCGATCGACACTACGGCGCGCGGCGAGGAAAACCCGCGCGTGCCGACGGACGATGGCGTGCGCGAGCTACAGAACCGGCGCGTCGAAATCCTGGTCAACCAATAG